One Acinetobacter pullicarnis genomic region harbors:
- a CDS encoding YbaB/EbfC family nucleoid-associated protein translates to MNINMLMQQAQRMQKDMEQNVKKAKEQLAQTEVQAEAGGGLVKVTMTCRNVVKRIEINPELLQDDPDMIEDLIAAAINDAVRQAEVISEEKMKAANTGMGLPPGLAGMF, encoded by the coding sequence ATGAATATCAATATGTTAATGCAGCAAGCCCAGCGCATGCAAAAAGATATGGAACAAAATGTTAAAAAAGCCAAAGAGCAGTTAGCGCAAACAGAAGTGCAAGCTGAAGCGGGTGGTGGTTTGGTTAAAGTCACCATGACTTGCCGTAACGTGGTTAAACGTATCGAAATTAATCCTGAATTATTACAAGATGATCCGGATATGATTGAAGATTTAATCGCTGCTGCAATTAATGATGCTGTACGTCAAGCCGAAGTCATTAGTGAAGAAAAAATGAAAGCTGCAAATACTGGCATGGGCTTACCCCCTGGTTTAGCAGGTATGTTTTAA
- a CDS encoding YARHG domain-containing protein has product MKKFTVALFSIVSVAVGSYAYAADAAQECKKLQDESNLIYAAKGFCFKDPEAKEKYGNENCFTNKPKFSDKEQQHLDDIKARQKELNCK; this is encoded by the coding sequence ATGAAAAAGTTCACAGTAGCATTATTCTCTATCGTTTCAGTTGCAGTGGGTTCATATGCCTATGCAGCAGATGCTGCACAAGAGTGTAAAAAACTCCAAGATGAATCAAATCTTATCTATGCGGCAAAAGGCTTCTGCTTTAAAGATCCTGAAGCAAAAGAGAAGTATGGAAATGAAAACTGCTTTACCAACAAACCCAAGTTTTCTGATAAAGAACAACAGCACCTTGACGACATCAAAGCACGTCAAAAAGAGTTGAACTGTAAATAG
- a CDS encoding ribonuclease D: MFQFIQQQAELDNVLNLMSRCSIYGLDTEFIKVDTYWPKLGVFQINVDHQIFLLDGTTLDLSEFWNRLYQAEQNIFHACSEDIDLIYHYAQQKSLKNVFDTQIGMSFLGHGLQVSYQNALKQMLEIDIAKDQTRSDWLARPLSSEQMQYAANDVLYIMQLAGKLKAELEAKGLYQFAVEDSNHLSLEIAAEVPKEKLFSEVGNYRHSRKQLMQLQQLCVWREQMVKALNQPRSFILKNSSMIDLVEKNPKNNFQLSQTKDLRASIVREHGKIILDLLRFLPEPDHWPLRIARPIKHSSKGVTQYVDDLIEKTVISSQVPKEVLMRKKWLNTLYHHVVFQGREQDLPEYLLGWRYDILTRPIIALLNKDIDYLSTQMKVMN; this comes from the coding sequence ATGTTTCAATTTATCCAACAACAAGCTGAACTTGATAATGTTCTGAATTTGATGAGTCGCTGTTCGATTTATGGCTTAGATACAGAATTTATTAAAGTTGATACTTACTGGCCGAAACTCGGTGTTTTTCAGATTAATGTAGATCATCAGATTTTTCTTTTAGATGGTACTACACTGGATTTGAGCGAGTTTTGGAACAGGCTTTATCAAGCAGAGCAAAATATTTTTCACGCATGTAGTGAAGATATCGATCTGATCTATCATTATGCGCAGCAAAAAAGCCTAAAAAATGTCTTTGATACACAAATTGGCATGTCTTTTTTGGGGCATGGTCTGCAGGTCAGTTATCAAAATGCATTAAAACAAATGCTAGAAATTGATATTGCGAAAGATCAAACCCGTTCTGACTGGCTTGCTCGTCCATTAAGTAGCGAGCAAATGCAATATGCGGCTAATGATGTTTTATATATTATGCAGCTTGCTGGAAAGCTCAAAGCTGAGCTTGAGGCAAAAGGGCTCTATCAGTTTGCAGTAGAAGACAGTAATCATTTAAGTCTTGAAATTGCAGCTGAAGTACCGAAAGAAAAATTGTTTAGTGAAGTCGGTAATTATCGCCATTCACGCAAGCAGTTAATGCAATTGCAGCAACTGTGTGTTTGGCGTGAGCAAATGGTCAAAGCCCTAAATCAACCGAGAAGCTTTATTTTAAAGAACTCAAGTATGATTGATTTGGTGGAAAAAAACCCAAAAAATAATTTTCAATTGTCTCAGACCAAAGATCTACGTGCATCGATTGTACGCGAGCATGGCAAAATTATTTTGGATCTTTTGCGTTTTCTACCAGAACCAGATCATTGGCCACTGCGAATTGCACGACCAATAAAGCACTCATCGAAAGGAGTGACGCAGTATGTTGATGATTTAATCGAAAAAACGGTCATTAGCAGTCAAGTGCCTAAAGAGGTACTTATGCGTAAAAAATGGTTGAACACTTTGTATCATCATGTGGTGTTTCAAGGGCGCGAGCAAGATTTACCTGAGTATTTGCTGGGCTGGCGTTATGATATTTTAACGCGACCAATCATTGCTCTTTTAAATAAAGACATCGATTATTTATCAACGCAAATGAAAGTGATGAATTAA
- the recR gene encoding recombination mediator RecR: MFSDRFDQLVQSLRILPSVGPKSAQRMALHLIMKNREGAVNLAHALNEATSYIHECRTCHSLTENEVCDICLSIDRDDKVLCVVESPADVMAIEQSGSFRGKYHVLGGHLSPLDGIGPEEIGIPYLVQRLTEGSIQEVILATNATVEGQATAHYLLEATKHLALHMTRIAQGVPQGGELEYVDSHTLSQALHHRMQMK; encoded by the coding sequence GTGTTTAGTGATCGTTTCGATCAGCTAGTGCAAAGCTTACGTATTTTGCCAAGCGTTGGGCCTAAGTCTGCCCAACGTATGGCTTTGCATCTGATTATGAAAAACCGTGAAGGGGCTGTTAATTTAGCGCATGCCCTGAATGAAGCAACCTCTTATATTCATGAATGCAGAACTTGCCACTCACTGACTGAAAATGAGGTATGTGATATTTGTTTGTCAATCGACAGAGATGACAAAGTGCTTTGTGTCGTTGAATCTCCTGCAGATGTTATGGCAATTGAACAAAGCGGTAGTTTTCGAGGGAAATATCATGTTTTGGGAGGGCATTTATCACCTTTAGATGGGATAGGACCTGAAGAAATTGGTATTCCTTATTTGGTGCAACGTCTAACCGAGGGATCCATCCAAGAAGTCATTCTGGCAACCAACGCAACCGTTGAGGGGCAGGCAACAGCACATTATCTTTTAGAGGCGACCAAGCATCTTGCTTTACATATGACACGAATCGCCCAAGGTGTACCACAGGGTGGAGAACTTGAATATGTGGATAGCCACACCCTAAGTCAGGCATTACATCATCGGATGCAAATGAAATAA
- a CDS encoding HIT family protein, with translation MAYDDQNIFAKILRAEIPAIKVYEDDQVLAFMDIMPQADGHTLVIPKVPAVTLLDLPADAAAYTIQVVQKVAKAIETALDAKGIVLMQLSGEAAGQTVPHVHFHLIPSSIHTLGKHAAQMGDQEKIKALAEKIKAAL, from the coding sequence ATGGCTTACGATGACCAAAATATTTTCGCAAAAATTTTACGTGCTGAGATTCCCGCGATAAAAGTCTATGAAGACGATCAAGTACTTGCTTTTATGGATATTATGCCACAAGCAGATGGTCACACATTGGTCATTCCTAAAGTACCAGCGGTCACACTACTCGATCTCCCAGCTGATGCTGCGGCCTATACCATTCAAGTCGTTCAAAAAGTTGCCAAAGCAATTGAAACAGCCTTAGATGCAAAAGGCATCGTCCTTATGCAACTCTCAGGAGAGGCTGCTGGACAAACTGTGCCCCACGTACATTTCCATCTGATTCCAAGTTCAATTCATACGTTGGGCAAACACGCTGCTCAAATGGGTGATCAAGAGAAAATTAAAGCGTTGGCTGAGAAAATTAAAGCAGCCCTCTAG
- a CDS encoding O-succinylhomoserine sulfhydrylase: MSQYDDIEYQLDTLAIRTGHTRSFEGEHAEPIFLTSSFTYANAAEAAAKFSGQVAGNIYSRFTNPTVAMFEKRLAALEGAERVVATSSGMAAIMAVCMSFLKTGDHVVCSRAVFGSTVALFEKYICKFGIAVDFVDLTDLCAWEAAIRPETKLLFLESPSNPLNEVADIRALADLAHAHQALLAIDNTLCTPILQKPLALGADLVVYSATKYLDGQGRTLGGAVAGSDKLLEDVFGYVRTTGPSMSPFNAWVVLKGLETLRLRMREHCANAEKVAEWLKQHPKVEHVYYAGFEDHPTHALAVVQQQGFGGIVSFKVYGGREQAWTIIDQTQMISITGNLGDAKSTITHPATTTHGKLSDEAKQRVGIDEGLIRLSVGLEDFNDIIRDLARGLDLI, from the coding sequence ATGAGTCAATACGACGACATTGAATATCAACTTGACACACTTGCAATTCGTACCGGGCATACCCGGAGTTTTGAAGGTGAGCATGCCGAACCAATATTTTTAACTTCTTCTTTTACTTATGCGAATGCAGCCGAGGCAGCCGCCAAGTTTTCTGGGCAAGTGGCGGGGAATATCTATTCACGCTTTACTAACCCAACGGTCGCGATGTTTGAAAAACGTCTGGCAGCACTTGAAGGCGCAGAACGTGTTGTTGCAACCAGTTCCGGTATGGCTGCAATTATGGCGGTGTGCATGTCCTTTTTAAAAACGGGCGATCATGTGGTGTGTTCGCGTGCAGTCTTTGGTTCAACTGTTGCGCTATTTGAAAAATACATTTGCAAGTTTGGTATTGCTGTCGATTTCGTTGATTTAACGGATCTTTGTGCATGGGAAGCAGCGATTCGCCCAGAAACAAAACTGTTGTTTTTAGAATCCCCCTCTAATCCATTAAATGAAGTTGCGGATATTCGTGCTTTAGCCGATTTGGCACATGCACACCAAGCCTTATTGGCGATTGATAACACGCTTTGTACGCCAATATTACAAAAGCCTTTGGCGTTGGGTGCAGATTTAGTGGTTTATTCAGCAACCAAATATTTGGATGGCCAAGGTCGAACTTTAGGGGGAGCTGTCGCTGGTAGCGATAAATTGCTTGAAGACGTATTTGGTTATGTGCGTACCACTGGTCCATCGATGAGCCCGTTTAATGCATGGGTTGTGTTGAAAGGCTTAGAAACCTTGCGTTTGCGGATGCGAGAGCATTGTGCGAATGCCGAAAAGGTTGCTGAATGGTTAAAGCAGCATCCTAAAGTTGAACATGTTTATTATGCCGGATTCGAAGATCATCCAACCCATGCTTTAGCGGTTGTACAACAACAAGGGTTTGGCGGTATTGTTTCGTTTAAAGTATATGGCGGTCGTGAGCAGGCGTGGACGATCATTGATCAGACCCAAATGATTTCGATTACAGGGAATCTGGGTGATGCTAAATCAACCATTACCCATCCAGCGACGACCACACACGGCAAACTGAGTGATGAAGCCAAGCAACGGGTCGGTATTGATGAAGGATTAATACGTCTATCTGTTGGTTTAGAAGATTTTAATGATATTATTCGCGATCTTGCTCGTGGTTTAGATTTAATTTAA
- a CDS encoding alpha/beta fold hydrolase, translated as MSAIKQKMKQQQDKLKNLSKRLFDSKSLILSQQTPYQIIAEWDHIRVRYYAATERKYLEPLVFVAPLAINMSIYDLFPYRSLIQYFTQIGFEVYLVDWGEMNYQHRHLNFLSFVQDYIPQCIQQIQQHANSEKISLHGWSMAGIFVMLYTARQQPQIVKNLMVLGSPIDSYASGYLGKLIETSNAVIQRSEKLKKTLYSGKLPTAFIHSPAKLNAIGFKIINPKSWYDGQKQLLLNLDKTQNLQEHATLAHFLNHMIDYPGGIVQDMLFNIWLQNPLKNGWIELQDQMINLKAINCSLLIGAGTNDQIVTAAAAQPLENLTSSTDVTYRLIPGGHLGLMSSKKSADKFWPFLADWLKQRSTALNTA; from the coding sequence ATGTCAGCCATTAAACAGAAAATGAAACAGCAACAAGATAAACTGAAAAACCTGTCAAAACGGCTATTTGATTCGAAATCACTGATCCTTTCTCAGCAAACCCCCTATCAAATCATTGCCGAGTGGGATCATATTCGGGTGCGCTATTATGCTGCCACTGAGAGAAAATATCTTGAACCACTGGTCTTTGTTGCGCCACTTGCGATCAACATGTCCATTTATGACTTATTCCCTTATCGCTCATTAATCCAATATTTTACTCAAATCGGATTTGAAGTGTATTTAGTTGACTGGGGGGAAATGAACTACCAACACCGCCATCTAAATTTTTTAAGTTTTGTTCAAGACTATATACCTCAATGTATTCAGCAGATTCAGCAGCATGCCAACAGCGAAAAAATTTCTCTGCATGGCTGGAGTATGGCTGGTATTTTTGTCATGCTGTATACCGCACGACAACAACCGCAGATTGTGAAAAATTTAATGGTCTTGGGGAGTCCAATTGACAGCTATGCTTCTGGTTATCTTGGTAAACTGATTGAAACTAGCAATGCTGTGATACAGCGGTCAGAGAAACTAAAAAAAACCTTATATTCTGGTAAGCTACCGACTGCATTTATTCACTCACCAGCCAAGCTCAATGCAATAGGCTTTAAAATCATTAATCCCAAAAGTTGGTATGACGGACAGAAACAGTTATTACTCAACCTTGATAAAACACAAAACCTGCAAGAGCACGCAACTTTAGCTCACTTTTTGAATCATATGATTGACTATCCTGGCGGGATTGTTCAAGACATGCTCTTCAATATCTGGCTGCAAAATCCATTAAAAAATGGTTGGATTGAATTACAAGATCAAATGATTAATCTTAAAGCGATCAATTGCTCATTATTGATTGGCGCAGGAACAAATGATCAAATCGTCACTGCAGCCGCCGCGCAGCCACTGGAAAACCTAACCAGCAGTACAGATGTCACGTATCGCCTTATTCCTGGTGGACATTTAGGCTTGATGTCGAGCAAAAAAAGTGCTGATAAATTTTGGCCATTCCTCGCAGACTGGCTCAAGCAGCGATCTACAGCTTTAAACACAGCATAA